A single region of the Candidatus Omnitrophota bacterium genome encodes:
- a CDS encoding adenylate kinase yields the protein MNIILFGAPGSGKGTQAIVMSEQLGLRRISLGDILRKEVKEDTDIGQEVKSYMNQGQLVPDELVARVIENHIDSKGFILDGYPRNVAQAKKLEDILKNQGLAIDLFVYMDVSRETVVDRLTKRIVCKSCGANYHLKNMPPKKEGICDSCSNELVQRKDDTPEVILKRWEVFLKESSKLVNFYKSRGNLFKVDANFDKDLVFEKIKAEVK from the coding sequence ATGAATATAATTTTATTTGGTGCCCCTGGGTCAGGTAAAGGAACTCAAGCGATCGTAATGAGTGAGCAGTTGGGCTTAAGAAGAATATCTCTTGGTGATATTTTACGTAAAGAAGTTAAAGAGGATACGGATATTGGTCAAGAAGTTAAAAGCTATATGAATCAAGGGCAGTTAGTGCCTGATGAGTTGGTAGCCAGGGTTATTGAGAATCATATTGATTCTAAGGGGTTCATTCTTGATGGTTACCCGCGCAATGTAGCCCAGGCTAAGAAGTTAGAGGATATTTTAAAGAATCAAGGCTTAGCTATTGACCTTTTTGTTTATATGGACGTTAGTCGTGAAACTGTGGTTGATCGTCTTACCAAAAGAATAGTTTGCAAATCTTGTGGCGCAAATTATCATTTAAAAAATATGCCACCGAAAAAAGAAGGAATTTGTGATTCTTGTTCGAATGAGTTAGTTCAACGTAAGGATGACACTCCTGAAGTTATTTTGAAGCGTTGGGAAGTTTTCTTAAAAGAAAGTTCTAAATTAGTTAATTTTTATAAAAGTCGCGGCAATCTTTTTAAGGTTGATGCGAATTTTGATAAAGATTTGGTCTTTGAAAAGATAAAAGCCGAAGTTAAATGA
- the map gene encoding type I methionyl aminopeptidase, translating to MSELLTPEEFALMRKAGKVASRVLRRLKRFIKDGITTKSIEEFFEKELDKYPGMEPAFKGFMGYPASLCVSVNEEIIHGIPSKRQIKDGDLVSVDLGIKYQGLFVDTAYTYMVGRVSPQAKKLVRVTLKSLYAGIGSISLSGRLGDVSSAVQTEVERNGFSVVRRFVGHGIGKSLHLPPEVPNFGNRGDGPKLVVGSAIAIEPMVSAGSYKADILGDGWTARTSDGSMSAHFEHTVAITSKGPRVITR from the coding sequence ATGAGTGAGCTTTTGACTCCTGAAGAGTTTGCCTTAATGCGAAAGGCAGGCAAGGTGGCCTCAAGGGTGCTAAGGCGTTTGAAGCGTTTTATCAAAGATGGGATTACAACAAAAAGCATTGAAGAGTTCTTTGAGAAAGAGCTAGATAAGTATCCTGGTATGGAGCCCGCATTTAAGGGGTTTATGGGTTATCCGGCTTCGTTGTGCGTTTCGGTTAACGAGGAGATAATTCATGGTATCCCTTCGAAACGCCAGATTAAAGATGGTGACCTGGTTAGCGTAGATTTAGGGATAAAGTATCAGGGTTTGTTCGTTGATACGGCTTATACTTATATGGTTGGCAGAGTTTCACCTCAAGCTAAGAAGCTGGTGAGAGTAACCTTGAAGTCGCTTTACGCTGGAATAGGTTCGATAAGCTTAAGCGGTCGGCTTGGTGATGTAAGCTCAGCAGTACAGACTGAAGTCGAGCGAAATGGGTTTTCGGTGGTACGTAGATTTGTCGGACACGGAATAGGTAAATCTTTACATCTTCCGCCGGAAGTACCAAACTTTGGAAATAGAGGCGATGGGCCAAAATTAGTAGTTGGTTCAGCGATTGCAATCGAGCCGATGGTTTCAGCCGGATCTTATAAGGCGGACATCTTAGGCGATGGTTGGACTGCCAGAACAAGCGATGGATCAATGTCAGCTCATTTTGAACATACAGTGGCGATAACTAGTAAAGGACCTAGGGTGATTACCCGGTAA
- the infA gene encoding translation initiation factor IF-1: MAKEDLIEVEGEIVETLPNAMFRVKIDNGHVALAHVSGKMRMHFIRILPGDRVKLELSPYDLSRGRITYRHK; encoded by the coding sequence ATGGCAAAAGAAGATTTAATTGAGGTTGAGGGAGAAATAGTCGAAACGTTACCTAACGCTATGTTTAGGGTTAAGATCGATAATGGACATGTTGCGTTGGCTCATGTTTCTGGTAAGATGCGAATGCATTTTATCCGAATTCTTCCTGGCGATCGCGTTAAGCTAGAGCTTTCTCCGTACGATTTGTCGCGGGGAAGAATAACTTATCGACATAAGTAG
- the rpmJ gene encoding 50S ribosomal protein L36, with product MKVRASVKKICDKCKIIMRKRVVRVICENPKHKQRQG from the coding sequence ATGAAAGTACGAGCGTCAGTAAAAAAAATTTGTGATAAGTGTAAGATAATAATGCGGAAAAGGGTGGTAAGGGTTATTTGTGAAAACCCTAAACACAAGCAAAGACAAGGTTAG
- the rpsM gene encoding 30S ribosomal protein S13 yields the protein MPRIFGVDIPKNKKIRVSLCYVYGIGPVRALEILNNLKIDPERKALSLSDEEISQIATHVQNNYRIEGELRREISQNIRRLIDIGSYRGSRHKKGLPVRGQRTKCNARTRKGPRPRVGGIKGK from the coding sequence ATGCCAAGAATTTTCGGTGTCGATATCCCAAAAAATAAAAAAATTAGAGTTTCTTTGTGCTATGTTTACGGTATTGGTCCGGTAAGAGCTTTAGAAATTCTGAACAATCTAAAAATAGATCCTGAAAGAAAGGCTTTAAGCTTAAGCGATGAAGAGATTTCGCAAATAGCTACTCACGTTCAAAATAATTATCGAATCGAGGGTGAACTTCGTCGGGAAATTTCTCAAAATATACGCAGATTAATTGATATTGGTTCTTATCGAGGTTCGCGTCACAAAAAAGGCTTGCCAGTGCGCGGGCAACGAACAAAATGTAATGCCCGTACTCGCAAAGGTCCTAGGCCACGAGTAGGTGGAATTAAAGGTAAGTGA
- the rpsK gene encoding 30S ribosomal protein S11, translating to MAKKRRKEKKKRQPLTSSIGIAHIMATFNNTIVSITDMKGNVLAWCSAGKVGFKGAKKSTPYAAQMASLQVAREARDMGLRELEVLVKGPGPGRESAIRSLQAAGLSVKRIKDITPTPHNGCRPKKKRRV from the coding sequence ATGGCAAAAAAACGACGTAAAGAAAAGAAAAAACGACAACCGTTAACTTCAAGCATCGGAATAGCTCATATCATGGCAACTTTTAATAATACGATAGTTTCAATTACTGACATGAAAGGTAATGTTTTGGCTTGGTGTTCAGCCGGAAAGGTTGGGTTTAAGGGGGCAAAAAAATCTACACCTTATGCGGCCCAAATGGCTTCGTTGCAGGTTGCTCGTGAGGCAAGAGACATGGGGTTGAGAGAATTGGAAGTTTTAGTAAAGGGTCCTGGTCCAGGAAGGGAATCGGCCATACGGTCTTTGCAGGCGGCTGGCCTAAGTGTAAAAAGAATAAAGGATATTACTCCGACGCCACATAATGGTTGTCGGCCAAAGAAAAAACGAAGAGTTTAA
- the rpsD gene encoding 30S ribosomal protein S4, translated as MGRYLEAKCKLCRRADMKLFLKGTRCITEKCAFAKRPTPPGASQNRRRSKPSYYALQLREKQKVKRMYGMLEKQFKRFFSIANKSRGATGRVLIQLLERRIDNVIYRSLFAFSRNQARQIVRHGFVFSGGKRVDIPSYIVKEGEQIEIRAKDSIKQGLAENYELNSKDRSVASWIEVNKDNYSIKIVRFPEKEDLILSVDEQLIVELYSK; from the coding sequence ATGGGAAGATATTTAGAAGCAAAGTGTAAATTGTGCCGCAGGGCAGATATGAAATTATTTTTAAAGGGGACACGTTGCATTACCGAAAAATGTGCTTTCGCAAAGCGGCCAACGCCTCCGGGAGCTAGTCAAAATAGACGTCGTTCAAAACCTAGCTATTATGCTTTGCAGTTACGCGAAAAACAGAAGGTAAAACGGATGTATGGTATGCTTGAGAAGCAGTTTAAACGTTTTTTTTCCATAGCTAATAAATCTCGCGGAGCTACTGGCCGGGTTTTAATCCAGCTTCTTGAGCGACGGATAGATAATGTGATATACCGTTCGTTGTTTGCTTTTTCTCGTAATCAGGCGCGTCAGATAGTTAGGCATGGTTTTGTCTTTAGTGGTGGAAAACGAGTGGATATACCTTCTTATATAGTGAAAGAGGGTGAGCAGATAGAGATTAGAGCTAAGGACAGCATTAAGCAAGGTCTAGCTGAAAATTATGAACTTAATTCAAAGGATCGCAGTGTTGCTTCATGGATTGAAGTAAATAAAGACAATTATTCTATAAAAATTGTACGATTTCCTGAAAAGGAAGATTTGATTCTTTCAGTTGACGAGCAGTTAATCGTAGAGCTTTATTCTAAGTAA
- a CDS encoding DNA-directed RNA polymerase subunit alpha codes for MGITWRDFQFPKRVTVEQEDYSSNYGKIIAEPLERGYGVTLGNVLRRVLLSSIEGTAVTSVKIDGVSHEFSAVEGVLEDIPEMILNIKNLVLRSYSRAPKKIYIKAEGEQIITAKDVVTNETIEVINPDLHIATLTSKKSKLNIEMEVGRGRGFVPAEINKREGMAIGVIPIDSIFTPVKRVAFKVENTRVGKRTDYDKLVLEIFTNASIEPKEALIYAAKVMSKHLELFFTLGELPEDDFEELTPEESALYEKLKIPVSELELSVRSANCLREANIKTLSELVEKTEPEILSYRNFGKKSLNEVGALLKTMGISFGMKIDKDKLNNSK; via the coding sequence ATGGGGATAACCTGGCGGGATTTTCAGTTTCCTAAGCGTGTAACAGTTGAACAAGAAGATTATAGCTCGAATTATGGAAAGATTATCGCCGAACCTCTTGAAAGAGGCTATGGGGTGACCTTAGGTAATGTTTTACGTAGGGTTCTTCTTTCTTCAATAGAGGGTACTGCAGTGACTTCAGTAAAAATAGATGGGGTTTCGCATGAATTTTCAGCTGTTGAGGGGGTTCTCGAAGATATTCCGGAGATGATTCTTAATATTAAGAATTTAGTTTTACGGTCGTATTCCCGAGCACCTAAGAAAATATATATAAAGGCTGAAGGCGAGCAGATAATAACGGCTAAAGATGTGGTAACTAACGAGACTATTGAGGTTATTAACCCTGATTTACATATTGCTACGCTTACTTCTAAAAAGTCTAAGCTCAATATAGAGATGGAAGTTGGACGCGGCCGTGGTTTTGTTCCGGCTGAGATCAATAAACGTGAAGGAATGGCTATAGGGGTTATCCCGATTGATTCAATTTTCACCCCGGTTAAACGGGTTGCTTTTAAAGTTGAGAATACCCGTGTTGGCAAACGAACTGATTACGACAAACTTGTGCTAGAAATTTTTACTAATGCAAGTATTGAGCCTAAGGAAGCTTTGATCTATGCAGCCAAGGTTATGAGTAAACATCTTGAGTTGTTTTTTACTCTTGGTGAGCTTCCGGAGGATGATTTCGAAGAACTTACTCCTGAGGAATCTGCTCTTTATGAAAAACTTAAGATTCCGGTTTCTGAGCTTGAACTGAGCGTCCGTAGCGCCAATTGTCTTCGCGAAGCCAATATAAAGACTTTGTCAGAATTGGTTGAGAAGACAGAGCCAGAGATACTTTCTTATCGTAATTTCGGAAAGAAATCGCTTAATGAAGTCGGAGCATTGCTTAAAACAATGGGGATATCTTTTGGGATGAAAATTGATAAAGATAAATTAAATAATTCAAAATGA
- the rplQ gene encoding 50S ribosomal protein L17, producing MRHRKKSEKLSRSRAQKKALVKSLVRAVLIDERIKTTTSRAKYLRGEVDRLITKGKNDTLSSRRLVYRKLGDHKLVKRLFEVIAPRFKSINGGYTRTAHLISRKGDGASMSLLELTKREVKKKVLKGKKAKDNAIDVDNQEEALALKKPEKKKGIISGVKKIFKKERDLLK from the coding sequence ATGAGGCATAGAAAGAAAAGCGAAAAACTATCTCGTTCTCGGGCTCAGAAAAAAGCTTTAGTCAAATCTCTTGTGAGGGCTGTGCTTATTGACGAAAGGATCAAGACGACTACTTCCCGAGCAAAATATTTACGTGGTGAAGTCGATAGGCTAATTACTAAAGGCAAAAACGACACCTTGTCTTCGCGGCGTTTAGTTTATCGAAAGCTTGGCGACCATAAATTAGTTAAGCGGCTTTTTGAAGTCATAGCTCCACGTTTTAAATCAATTAATGGAGGATACACTCGAACCGCCCATCTCATTTCGCGCAAAGGTGATGGGGCTAGCATGTCATTGTTGGAGTTGACCAAGCGCGAGGTTAAAAAGAAAGTTTTGAAAGGAAAGAAAGCTAAAGATAATGCTATTGACGTTGATAATCAAGAAGAGGCCTTAGCTTTAAAAAAACCGGAGAAGAAAAAAGGTATTATTTCCGGAGTGAAAAAGATTTTTAAAAAAGAGCGCGATCTATTAAAATAA